The following coding sequences are from one Roseburia hominis A2-183 window:
- a CDS encoding S8 family peptidase, which yields MPNEKMENLLNLALAATQEEREKSLELDIGYDSAEQTWEVIVKFVGTTEELEALLFKNFPEEYPRIRLTNLQNEYAVLVLPEHLVEPVAALDKIEYMEKPKLLFFAVDNGKRASCITQLQERTGLSGAGVLVAVIDSGIDYAHPDFRRADGTTRIVSLWDQTIPASGGLSAPAGYFLGTEYDEARINEALAQPTEQQRYAVCPSRDASGHGTHVAGIAAGNGRASEGRYRGVAYESDLLIVKLGNQREGAFPRTTELMQAVDYCIRKAQERQQPVAINLSFGNNYGSHTGTSLIETYLDDLANYWKSSIVIGSGNEGAAATHTAGALGMGQAENVEFAVSAYESALNLQIWKSYADEMAVLLIHPGGMQIGPIRQIQGSQRFTLGQTQILLYYGEPSPYSPYQEIYLDFLPVRDYVDSGIWTVRLIPQRIVTGRYDMWFPAGGVLNEGTGFLLPREETTLTIPSTAAKVITVGAYDARFGQLAGFSGRGFTGNGQVKPDLAAPGVEITSCAPGGGYTARSGTSMATPFVTGSAALLMEWGIVRGNDVYLYGEKIKAYLIRGARPLGGGRASGLLQEYPNPQVGWGTLCLSDSLPE from the coding sequence ATGCCGAACGAAAAAATGGAGAATCTGCTGAATCTGGCACTGGCGGCGACACAGGAGGAGCGGGAGAAGTCGCTGGAGCTGGACATCGGCTACGATAGTGCCGAACAGACGTGGGAGGTCATTGTAAAATTTGTCGGGACAACGGAGGAGCTTGAGGCGCTCCTTTTTAAAAATTTTCCGGAGGAATATCCGAGGATTCGACTGACAAATCTGCAGAATGAATATGCCGTTTTAGTGCTGCCGGAACATCTCGTGGAGCCGGTGGCAGCGCTGGATAAAATCGAGTACATGGAAAAGCCGAAACTTTTATTTTTCGCGGTGGACAATGGAAAGCGTGCATCCTGCATTACGCAGCTGCAGGAGAGAACCGGCCTGTCGGGTGCCGGTGTCCTTGTGGCGGTCATTGATTCCGGCATCGATTACGCGCATCCGGATTTTCGGAGGGCGGACGGTACGACCCGCATTGTCAGTCTCTGGGATCAGACGATCCCGGCGTCCGGGGGCTTGTCGGCGCCGGCGGGGTATTTCCTTGGAACCGAGTACGATGAGGCGCGCATCAACGAGGCGCTCGCGCAGCCCACGGAACAGCAGCGGTATGCGGTCTGCCCGAGCAGGGATGCATCGGGACACGGGACACACGTGGCGGGAATTGCCGCCGGCAACGGAAGAGCGTCGGAGGGAAGATACCGCGGTGTGGCGTATGAGAGCGATCTTTTGATTGTAAAGCTCGGCAACCAGCGGGAGGGGGCGTTCCCGCGGACAACGGAACTGATGCAGGCGGTGGATTACTGCATTAGAAAAGCGCAGGAGCGGCAGCAGCCGGTCGCTATCAACTTAAGCTTTGGGAATAATTACGGAAGCCACACGGGAACGTCGCTCATCGAGACTTATCTGGATGATCTCGCAAACTACTGGAAGAGCTCGATCGTGATCGGAAGCGGGAATGAGGGAGCGGCTGCCACGCACACGGCGGGAGCGCTTGGAATGGGGCAGGCGGAAAATGTAGAGTTCGCGGTGAGCGCGTACGAGAGCGCCTTAAATCTTCAGATCTGGAAATCCTATGCGGATGAGATGGCGGTGCTTCTCATTCATCCGGGCGGCATGCAGATCGGACCGATCCGCCAGATACAGGGATCGCAGCGTTTTACGCTGGGGCAGACGCAGATTCTGCTCTACTATGGAGAGCCGAGCCCATACAGCCCTTACCAGGAGATCTACCTGGATTTCCTTCCCGTGCGCGACTATGTGGACAGTGGAATCTGGACGGTGCGCCTGATTCCGCAGCGCATCGTCACGGGGCGCTATGATATGTGGTTCCCGGCGGGAGGCGTTTTAAACGAAGGCACCGGATTCCTTCTGCCGCGGGAGGAGACAACGCTTACCATTCCGTCCACTGCGGCGAAGGTGATTACGGTCGGGGCGTACGACGCGCGGTTCGGGCAGCTGGCTGGATTTTCAGGCAGAGGATTTACCGGAAACGGACAGGTCAAGCCGGATCTGGCAGCGCCGGGCGTGGAGATCACCTCCTGTGCGCCGGGCGGAGGCTATACGGCGCGTTCCGGAACTTCGATGGCAACTCCGTTTGTGACGGGGAGCGCCGCGCTTCTGATGGAGTGGGGGATTGTGCGCGGAAACGATGTGTACCTGTACGGAGAAAAAATAAAGGCGTACCTGATCCGCGGTGCGCGCCCGCTGGGAGGAGGAAGAGCTTCTGGTCTGCTGCAGGAATATCCGAATCCGCAGGTGGGGTGGGGAACTTTATGTTTGTCGGACAGTCTGCCGGAGTAG
- a CDS encoding AraC family transcriptional regulator, translating into MNDIVYQHEVIVPDRGLPFKLFLFEGGGGKYIREKHWHRSIEIFAVRQGQLEFFLNEKKYVLAAGDFVLVNSNEVHAIHAPLPNETIVLQIPLAVFADYYTEEQFIWFSHSGKEDDRQVFSLLETMFVAYGEKQTGYELKMLSCFYQLEYLLVTRYRKFEVGEEILKNNKQLKRLGRITGYLKEHYTEDVSLEKLAGIFGYSPAYLSRMFQKYAKINYKEYLSSVRLEHAVRDLEETDLAIGEIALNHGFPNSKAFSNLFRKRYGMLPNQYRKTVTSEKERFSSHYLPHKGSRLFLM; encoded by the coding sequence GTGAATGATATTGTTTATCAGCATGAAGTGATCGTTCCGGACAGGGGACTTCCGTTTAAGCTGTTTCTCTTTGAGGGCGGCGGCGGAAAATACATCAGGGAGAAGCACTGGCACCGTTCTATCGAGATATTTGCCGTGAGACAGGGGCAGCTTGAGTTTTTCCTGAATGAGAAAAAATATGTACTTGCAGCGGGGGATTTTGTGCTGGTGAACAGCAATGAGGTGCATGCGATCCATGCTCCCCTGCCAAACGAGACGATTGTGCTGCAGATTCCGCTTGCCGTCTTTGCGGATTATTATACGGAAGAACAGTTTATCTGGTTTTCCCACAGCGGAAAAGAGGATGACCGTCAGGTGTTTTCTCTGCTCGAGACAATGTTTGTGGCGTACGGTGAGAAACAGACCGGTTACGAATTAAAAATGCTAAGCTGTTTTTATCAGCTGGAGTATCTTCTGGTGACAAGATACCGGAAGTTTGAGGTGGGCGAAGAGATACTTAAGAACAATAAGCAGCTTAAGCGTCTCGGAAGGATTACCGGGTATCTGAAGGAGCATTATACGGAGGATGTTTCGCTGGAAAAACTGGCGGGGATTTTTGGTTATTCACCGGCGTATCTCTCCCGGATGTTTCAAAAATATGCGAAGATCAATTACAAGGAATATCTGTCGAGTGTGCGTCTGGAGCATGCCGTGAGGGATCTGGAAGAGACGGATCTTGCGATTGGCGAGATTGCATTAAACCACGGCTTTCCAAACAGCAAGGCATTTTCCAATCTGTTCCGGAAGCGGTACGGAATGCTGCCGAATCAATACCGGAAGACAGTCACATCAGAAAAAGAACGGTTCTCCTCACATTACTTACCGCATAAAGGCAGCCGTTTATTTCTGATGTGA